Sequence from the Flavobacterium sp. J372 genome:
ATGGAAGAGATCGCCTAAAAAGCATATGACCTCAGGGTTGAAGTATTCAACAGCGTTATCAAGCTTCAGGAAGTTTTTGTAAATAGCGCCGTCAGGCAGGGCTGAACCGTGTTTGCGGAAGTGCGAAATTTTGCCCAGGTGTACATCGCTTATCAGCAACATACGCTTTTCTACCCAATACAGCGCGCCCGAACAATGCAGTACAAACGCGCGGCCATTTATGTCAATCTCTAATGTCATTTAATCCCCTCGTCATTTGGAGGCACAAAGATACATAAACGTTATTCTTGAAATAGTTAAAACAGCGTATCAGGAAAATTACTATGTTTGGAAAAAAGAACAAATGAGATACGTGATTGCGTTTTTCTTGCCGTGGTTGTCGCTTATTCTGCAAGGTAAAATTGTAAGCGGTATTGTTTGCCTTATTTTACAGGTAACAATTATTGGATGGATACCGGCCGCAATATGGGCGTTTACATCACTTAACCGCATGTATGCCGATAGGCGAACCACCAGGATTATCCGGGCAATGGGCGGAAGATAATTACCAGAGCGTACTAACTATCCCCTTTCATATAGCTTGCTGTCATACGTTTTATTCTGTCTGCCAGAGTTTCGCTGGTAAGTTTTTCACGAAGCCTGTCAGTAATAATAGGGAAACTGAATGGAGTCGGCTTTTCGCATTGCTTCCAGACAATGGTCTGGTTTTGTATCCGCTCAAGGGCTATCAGCAATCGTCCTTCTTCCAATTGGTGCTCAAATGTTTCACGATAGGCCTGTGTGAACAGTAAATTATTAGGTTCATAATCCCTGAACACATCAAATATCAGTTGCGAACTGCTTTGCAGGTGCTTGGTCTTGACTACCTTTCCGGGATAACCTGTAAATACCAACCCTGCAATCACGGCAATATCACGAAATTTACGCCGGGCCATTTCAGTAGAATTAAGGCTGGCCTGCAAATCGGCATGGAGGTGATGCGGCGTGAACAGGTCATTATCTAAAACAGCCTGCATATCGATTTCTTTATCAGATAGCAGCTCAAAACCATAGTCATTATAGGCAAGGGAGAATGTTATGGGCGACAACAGACTAATCCTGTAGGCCATAACGCTTGCCAGGGCTTCATGAACATATCGCCCTTCAAACGGATAAAAAATGGCATGGTAGCCTTCGCGGGTTTTAAACGTTTCAATCAGGAATTCCTCATCCGTAGGTACAATGCTTTCTTTGCGCTGGCGTTTGAACATGGGGGCAAGCGCACGCAATTCGCGCGACATGGTATCGGTATTGGCTGCATACATTTCTTCACGTATCAGTTCGCTCATTTGTGAGGATAAGGTGAGCCTGCCTCCCATCCAGCTGGCATGTACCGCCTTAGCGCCGGGGTTAGCCATCCTCACCAGCACCTCCATATTTTTTACGCGATGAAGCTCCAGTTTTCGTCCCGCAAAAATGAAAACGTCTCCGGGATTTAATTTTGATATAAACCATTCTTCAACGCTGCCTATATATCCCCCGCCAAAGAACTTAACGTTCATAACCGAGTCACCTACTATTGTACCTATCTGCATCCTGTGCCGCAGAGCAACTGCCTTACTATGCACCTTGAACTTACCGTCGGCTTCTATTTCTACCTTTTTAAACTCGTCATATGCACGAAGGCTCTGGCTGCCTTTTGTAATGAAGTTGAGACAGAATTGCCACTCCTCTTCCGTCATTCCCTGAAAGCAAAATGTAGTCTTCACCTCCTTATAGATTTCATCAGGATAAAAACCATCACTTACGGCCAATGACACGAGATACTGAACAAGCACATCCCAACTGTTTAGATAAGGCACACGGTCTTCCACTACCGTTTCTTTCACTGCACGTTTCAGGGCTGATGCTTCTATCAGCTCAATGGCATGCGTGGCGAGGAAGTAGATGTTGCTTTCCTGCCCCGGCCTATGCCCGCTTCGTCCTGCCCGTTGCAAAAAACGCGCAACACCTTTTGGCCCGCCTATCTGTACCACGGTTTCAACGGGTGCAAAGTCGACACCCAAATCCAGGCTTGAGGTGCAGATAACAGCTTTTAGCCGTTCATCGCGTATAGCCTGCTCTACCCACTGCCGCGTTTCTTTAGCAATGCTTCCGTGATGCATAGCCATTTCGCCTGCAAATTCCGGATACTTTTCAAGCAGCGCCTGGTACCATACTTCGCACTGCGAACGTACGTTTGTGAACACCAGCGTAGTCTGGCTTTTCTTTATGATTTTCGCTACCTCATCAACCAGGTGAAGGCCCATGTGCCCCCGCCACGGGTAGGCGTCCATCTTTTCAGGAACTACTGAGATAACATTTATCTTCTTGTTGATGTGCGCGCGTATCATCTGTGCGTTCTCAAGCGCTTCGGGGTCAGTTCCCAAAAGCACCTGCATGGCCTGTTCCAGATTGCCTATGGTGGCCGATATCCCCCAGATACGCATTTTTGGCGCTACAGCTTTGAGGCGACTTAATGCCAGCTCCACCTGCACACCTCTTTTGGTGCCGAGCAGCTCATGCCATTCGTCAATGATAATTGCTCCGCAAGTTTTAAAGACAGAAGTATAGTCTTTGGATGCGAGCATCAGCTGCATGCTTTCGGGTGTGGTTATGAGCAGGTCGGGCATTGTTTTTTTCTGCTTTGACCTTTCAGATGATGATGTATCACCAGTACGTACGCCGACCGTTAATCCCGTCCCTAATTCATCTGCCATACGGCTGGCGGCCTGCATAATTTCTACAGAAAGCGCCCGTAGCGGCGTTATCCAAATGGCTTTTAATCCCGGCTTGTGTTTTGTCTTATAATTGGGGTTGTTCTTTATATAATCCATTATCACCGGCGCCCAAAGTGCATAAGTCTTCCCGCTGCCGGTGGGGGCGTTGAGCAGGCCGTGCTTACCCTGCAAAAAAGCTGTCCACGTTTGTGTCTGGAACGGAAACGGCTTCCAGCCCCGGCTGTCAAACCAGGAGTTGATTATGTCGAAAAGCTGTTCCCTGTTCACAGAATTAGTTTAATGTTTAATGTTTCAGGTTGCTAACCTGCAAGGTCTTTGAGACCTTGTAGGTTTAGTTATTTTATTATACCTACAAGGTTTTGAAAACCTTGCAGGAAGTGCGTAAGGATGAAGCTCCGGTTGTCATTTGCTATTTGTTATTTGGAATTTCTACTTCGGTATCATCGCTTTTAAATCATCCAACGTATTAGCGTCTTCTATCTTTTTGTCCGTTCGCCAACGGAGAATACGCGGGAAACGGGTTGCAACGCCGCTTTTATGTCGCCCCGAAAGCGCTATCCCTTCAAAGCCTATTTCAAAGACAAGCTTGGGCGTTACGCTGCGGACGGGGCCAAAACGTTCCAGTGTATTCTTTTTAATAAAATCATCTACCATACGGAACTCCGCATCTGTTAGTCCGCTATATGCTTTGGCAAAGGTCACGAGCTCTTTTGTGCCGTCTTCTTTTGTATCCCACAGTGCAAAAGTATAATCGGTAAAGAGCGTGGCACGTCGGCCGCTGCCGCGCATGGCGTAGGTAAGCACGGCATCTATAGAGAACGGGTCGAGTTTCCATTTCCACCAGTCGCCTTTTTTACGGCCAACTAAGTAAGGCGAATCCTTCCGCTTGAACATGAGGCCTTCGCTGCGAATTTCGCGTGCCTTTGCCCTTTCCATCATTACATCATCCCAACAGCCAAACTCTACCCGCTCTGAAAGATGCAATGGAATCTGGTAGTCCTTTACGTTTTCATATAGCTCTTCCAACAGCTTTCGCCTTTCAATAAATGGCTTCTGGCGAATGTCTTCCCCTCCCCATTCCAATAGGTCATACGCTTTTATGATTACCGGCGTTTTAGCAAGCAATGATGCCGATACCGTTTTGCGCCCTATACGTGTCTGCAGGTCGTTGAACGAACCCACACCACCATCTATCCACGGAAGTATCTCTCCGTCAATCACAGTTCCATCCGGAATCACATCCAAAAATTTCCCAAACTCCGGGTATTTGTCTGTCACCAGTTCTTCGCCCCGGCTCCACACAAACATTTTCCCGTTGCGGATGATGGTCTGGCTGCGTATACCATCCCACTTGTGCTCGGCACTCCAGTCGGCACAATCGCCCAAGCTTTCGGGTTCGCCCTCGATTGCATAGGCGAGATAGAATGGGTAAGGTTTCGACTCAAAGTCCTGCGCCCGCTCTTCCATCACCAGGTTTTGAAAAGATATCTTTTCCGGATTCCAGTCGCCCATGAGCTTGTAAGCCAGTACATCTTCATCCACACCCGTAGCTTTTGAGAGCGCCCTTGTCATCAGCTTTTGGCTCACCCCGATACGGAAGCTGCCCGTTATCAGCTTGGTGAAAACAAAACGTTCGTAATAGTTCAGCGCCAGCCAGTTTTGATGCAGGTACTCGCGTTTCTCCTCATCGGTCTTGCGTTTGAGCGTAATCATTTCCTCCACATACTCGGTCAGGGTCTTTTCTGAATGATTATTGCTTGTCGGGATTACCAGGGCAATAGTCTCGGCAAGGTCGCCCACAATGTGGTAGCTTTCTTCAAAAAGCCAAAGCGGAATGTTAGCCAGTTCACTCGCCCATATCCGCAACAACGTAGTGTTTACGGGGCGCGGTGGACGGCGGTGCGACAGTATGGCAATCGTCCAGACGCGGTCCTTATCGCTGGCCACGCGGAAATACTCCGTCAAGGCATCTACCTTAACCGAGGTCTTGTTGCTGCTGTCGAGCGCCTTTATAAGTTCCGCGAAGTTTTTCATTCACTCAGTTCAAAAGTTGTAAAGTTGAAAGTTGTAAAGTTTCCAGTCAGGCTGAGCTTGTTGAAGCCTACTATATTTCTCGTACTGCACTTCGACAAGTTCAGTGTGACTTTACCGTTCCTACATTTCCTCCACATTATCAGCCTCCATATCTTTTGCATCGGTTACTTCGCCTTCATCGCCTTCGTACTGCGTTTTTTCGGTGCGGGCGTCATACCCCTGTTCGCGCAGGTAGGTGCTGAAGATATCACTGTAGCCGTGTGTGCATATTATTTTCTCTGCGCCAGTGGCCTTGATGCTCTCCAGCAGTCCCTGCCAGTCGCAATGGTCGCTCAGCACAAAGCCTTTGTCTATAGCCCGCCTTCTCCTCGCCCCGCGGAACGCCATCCACCCACTTGCCGAGCCTGTGACATACGGCGTCATCTTGCGTATCCAGATGCTGCCGTGCGCGCTTGGCGGCGCCAGCACAATGCTACCGGGGAAATCTTCTTTCTTTACCTCTGCTGTTACACGTATTGTTTCGGGGAAACTAACCATAGGCCGAAGCACGTTTGTCATATTCTCGACCGCGCCGTGGGTGTATATCCTGCCGATGTTGGGGTCGAGGTATTTTAATAACCGCTGTGCCTTGCCCAGTGTGTACCCGAACAATATCGACGTGCGGCCTTCGGCTTTGTTGTTGGCCCACCAGTTGTTTATGTCGTCCATCACTTCCTGCTGCGGAAGCCATTTGAAAGCCGGCAGCCCAAAGGTGTTTTCGGTAATGAACGTGTGGCATTTTACGACCTCGTAGGGTGTGGAAATGCCGTCATCTTCGGTTTTGTAGTCGCCTGTGAATACCCAAACTTCGCCCTTGTGCTCTACCCGCACCTGCGCACTGCCGATGATGTGCCCGGCGGGGTGGAATGAGAACGTAACGCCATTGATGGTAAAGGTTTCGCCCCAGTCTTTCCCGGTTACGGAGATGTCGCCAAGGCGGTGCTTTATGATGGGCACGTTCATGTGGTGGGTTATGTACTGCCTGTGGCCCCAGCGGCTATGGTCGGCATGGCCGTGGGTGATGATGGCCTTATCTACCGGGCGCCACGGGTCGAGGTACACATCGGCCTGCGCGCAGTAAATGCCTTTATCGTTAAATGCCAGCAGGGGCTGTTTCATAGTGTTGCTTTGTACACTAAGTTACGGCAATTGTAGGATTTTTAAGCGGGGTTAAGGGAAGTTTAACGGTTGTTGATAAGAGTACTTCTGTGAGGAATAATTTATTTTATATTTGTAAACAAACCCGAGACAATGATTGATTTTCAAAATATTTTTTACCCTGCGAGGGTAGTTGAACTGCCAAACGATGGCGAAGTCCTGATTTCTGTTACTTCTTTAAATGATGTTTTATTGAAAGATGATGACCATGTATTTGATGAAGCGAGGTATGTAGACGATCAAATATTTTATTTTGTCGAGGATAGCCAAATAAATTTAGACGATGAAGAACTTATTACCTTACTAACTAAAGAAGTTACATGATTCGATATCAATTCTTTCCCAGGTCACAAGGCATTACACAAAGCATAAAATTAGTTATTGATTGTTTTGAAAAGGAATTGTCTAACATATCTTCAGTCAATTTCAATTATTCGTCAAATGAAGTTTTGGAAAGACTACGACCTCATTTAGAGGAACTGCGTTTTACCGTTGAAAGTGGAAAATCGAATCTTCAAAAAATTAGTGTTCCGGTTCTATTCGGTTATAATAATAATATTGATAAGTCTTTTAATGCCGATGCGGTTAGCCATGACGGAAAGATTGTAATTGAGGTGGAAGCCGGAAGGGCGGTAGCTAATAATCAATTTTTAAAAGACATTTTTCAAGCTTGTATGATGTTCGAGGTTGAATATTTGATAGTTGCTGTACGAAATGATTACAGAGGTGGCGATGACTTCCAAAAGATATTTAACTTCCTTGAAACATTATACATTTCGAATAGACTAAAACTTCCTCTTAAAGGAATCTTACTTGTTGGATATTAGCCTAAAACTTTTTAAGACGTGATGTAGGATCCACAATTGCAGAATTGATTTCTACAATTTTATCCCATTTAATTGCGCCTGCTTCATCACAATATTCATTAATAAATTCTTTAACGAACTTATTTATCATTTGTGAATAAGACTTTAGGAAATCTTCGTTACGTTCTTTTGCCTGGTGTCCAAGTGGCTCAATTAATTCTGTATATAAATGTGAATCACCAGAAATAAATTCCCAAAATTTTTGCCCGCAGTATTTAAAGTAATCTCCTTTATCTGAGTTATTGTCCCTTCCATAACAACATCCATTCACAGCAATGACATGTAATTTTGAATTACTTGTTCTTAAAGTCTTTTTAGCGGTAATAAAGTCTAATGCAAGTTTCTTTATTTGTGAACTATTTCCCCAATTAGGTCCGGATTTAATTGTTACAATATACCGGATGCCATCATTATCAAACTCTAAATCTATATTTGGAATTCCTGACTTTCTCCCACCATATACTTTCTCATTTATAAAGATTGCTAAACCTTCAAGCCAATCGCCAAAAATTGTTTCCTCATTCGAAGAAATGTGAGCGTCTACAAGACTGCGTACAATTTCATCTGCAGTCATAAGATATTTAGCTTTAAATAAGTATGGATTTTTACGTTTAAGAACTTTAATTAGCTTTAATTCATCTAAACATTGAATGCGCTTTAAATGAAATGTACCAATATTTTGTTCAACGTATTGAGTAACGTCTTGAAGGTTTATTGGAGTCATAGTTTTCTGAAGGTTCTAATAAATATAATTCACATGGATTAATTTGAGATTCTACCATCTCAAAATATTCGGGCATAATTTCAACACCAATAGAATTTCTTTTCATTCTATTGGAAACAAAAATTGTGGTGCCTGAACCCATAAAGGGGTCTAGTACCAAATCACCTTCTTGAGTAAATAATTTTATAAACCATTCCGGTAATTCTTCAGGAAATGCAGCGCTATGGTTTTTATTACTACATTCTGTAGCTAGATGTAGAACATTTGTCGGATAGACCGTTTCCTTACCAACCCAATTCGAAATCTTTTTCCCAAAACCACTACCGTTTTTAGCATTATCTCTTACTTTGTCTGTATCACTGAGATTTTTTAATCTCCCTTTCGCCCAATTTCCGATAGGAATTTTGACCTCATCTTGATACATATTGAATTTCTTCTGCTTATTAAATTGTAAAAGTCGCTCCCAACTATCTCTAAAACGATTTGACCATTTCCCTGGAAAGCTGTTTTTTTGTGCCAAATAAATTCTTCTGTCCAAAACCAACCTTGCTGCCTCATTGCAAGTATAAGTTCCATTACATACGTACTACGTTCCCCATCAACAACTTTTTCTTTAATATTTAAAATAAAAGTACCTGTAGGTTTTAGAACTCTCAAAAGTTCTTTAGAAATTGGAAGGAACCATTCGACATATTTATTAGGATGCACCCCCCCGTAGGTATCTTTACGCTGATCAGCATAGGGCGGTGAAGTAATTATCAAGTCAACTGAATTGTCTGGAAGTTTTTTCAACTCTTCCTTACAATCACCTAAATATAGATCTGTCTTTATTTCCATGATAATGTACAAATTTAAACAATTTAATTAATAATCTTAGATTTAGATGTTTGATAACTCCATTGATTTTGCAATTTGTTTTCTCCAGCATCGCCCAAATTCAGCAGGCCATCCAAGACCGCAAGGCACAAGACCCTCAATAATCAACTCCTAAAAAATTCATAAACTTCACTCCTTCTTCATCAACCTGACGTAATTTAGGCATAGTTGTTGGAAATGCCCTACAATAAAACTAGTAGTAACCTAAATTTGAACGTTATGAATGCAACAAAGAAAATACTTTTCGGCATGCTGCTTTTCACCGGTATGCTGATGCAGGCACAGGTTTCGGTAAACGTAAATATAGGTTCGCCGCCTGCGTGGGGGCCTGTGGGCTATACTGATGTAAGGTATTACTACCTTCCGGATATCGCTACTTACTATGACATAAACGCGGGGCAGTACATTTATGTAAGCAACGGTAACTGGATAAGGGCATCGGTGCTTCCGCCGGCCTACAGGAGCTATAATTTATACAACGGCTACAAGGTTGTGCTTACCGACTACCGCGGCGCTACGCCTTATGTGTATTACAAAACACATAAGGTGAAGTACCCTAAAGGATACCATCCGGCGCACCAGAAAACTATTGGTTTGCCACCGGGACAGGCGAAAAAAACTGGCTGCAGGCGGACCGGGTAACGGACCGAAACACAAACATAAAGGTGGTCCGGGCCATGCTAAAGGTAAAGGCCACGGAAAGCATTAAAAATTTAGCCGGCTATGTGCCGGTTTTTTTATGGGCTGAAGTCTTAAGTGGTTAACTGCATGTCGATGCGCAGCTTGGTGTTCATGAAAGCTTCAATGGTTTCCACGTAGTCCACCTCATCCCAATCGGTATCTTCGTGGATGTCTTCAAACTCTTTTCCCCACTTTATGAATTCGGCGACGTCTGAACGCGAATCGCCCGAGCAGAAACCGCGCTGGCCGGCCATAAAGGCGATATCGGCAATAGACTCAAACAGTTTATTATCCTCAATTGTGTATTGTAAGTCGTTCATGTGATTGATGATTTTGGTTGACGGCAAGGTTGCAAAAATTTGGTTACACACCACAAAATCAGGCATTAAGTTATCAACCATGTTATGCACGCATAGCTGTAAGGCGATACTTTCAAAACCGCCCGGACATTACCTGCTCTTTACAAATTTCTCAAAAACAAATGATCTAATTTACTGATTTAGCAAATCTTTAGTTCACATATACCGTCCGAGCAATGTCTGTAAAATAAATTTATACATTTAACCCTATAAAAAGCAGGGTAAAATGGAAAAAAGTGTTGAAAAAAGATGGATAGCCGCCTTTATTATTACGGCAGCAATAGCAATCACCGGATTATTTTGGGAGCATGCCCATATTTTTGACCGCTCGAACGAGTTTAATTCTACAGACACCATTATACCTGCCGATGTTGCTTGGCTGCTCACGGCTTCATGCCTGGTATTGCTTATGACACCCGGCCTCTCCTTCTTCTATGGCGGTATGGTAGGTAAGAAGAACGTGATTTCTACCATGCTAAAAAGCTTTATCTGCCTGGGCGTTATAAGCCTACTGTGGGTGACCGTGGGTTTCAGCTTGTCTTTTGGTGATTCTGTCGGGCTCACTATTAACGGTGTTAAATACGGACTCGTGGGCAACCCGGCAGATTTTGCGTTTTTTGATTATGTAGATGAGCACCCTCACTCAAAAATGGCGAGCACCATACCATTCATACTTTTTGCGCTGTTCCAGATGAAGTTTGCCGTGATAACCCCTGCCATCATTACCGGTGCACTGGCCGAACGTATCCGCTTCATTTCATTCCTGCTATTTATCTGCCTGTTTTCGATATTCATCTATGCCCCGCTATGCCACATGGTATGGCATCCGAATGGATTGCTGGGCGCTTACTTTGGCGTAAAAGATTTCGCTGGCGGAACGGTAGTGCATATGAGCGCCGGTTTTGCCGCCATTGCGGGAGTACTTTGTCTCGGCAAAAGGAAAAATTTAGAGTATATACCTACCAATATTCCTTTCGTTTTACTGGGCACCGGCATGCTATGGTTCGGGTGGTTTGGGTTCAATGCCGGTTCAGCGCTGGCAGCTAATCATACCGCGGCTATGGCTTTTGCCACTACTACTATAGCCTCGGCATCGGCTATGCTAACCTGGGTGTTTTTTGACAGGCTCAACGGACGGAAAGTGTCAGCTTTGGGCGCATGTATTGGCGCGGTTGTGGGCCTTGTGGCTATAACTCCCGCCGCCGGGTTTGTATCAATACCCAAAAGCA
This genomic interval carries:
- a CDS encoding PmeII family type II restriction endonuclease, whose protein sequence is MTPINLQDVTQYVEQNIGTFHLKRIQCLDELKLIKVLKRKNPYLFKAKYLMTADEIVRSLVDAHISSNEETIFGDWLEGLAIFINEKVYGGRKSGIPNIDLEFDNDGIRYIVTIKSGPNWGNSSQIKKLALDFITAKKTLRTSNSKLHVIAVNGCCYGRDNNSDKGDYFKYCGQKFWEFISGDSHLYTELIEPLGHQAKERNEDFLKSYSQMINKFVKEFINEYCDEAGAIKWDKIVEINSAIVDPTSRLKKF
- a CDS encoding ligase-associated DNA damage response exonuclease, coding for MKQPLLAFNDKGIYCAQADVYLDPWRPVDKAIITHGHADHSRWGHRQYITHHMNVPIIKHRLGDISVTGKDWGETFTINGVTFSFHPAGHIIGSAQVRVEHKGEVWVFTGDYKTEDDGISTPYEVVKCHTFITENTFGLPAFKWLPQQEVMDDINNWWANNKAEGRTSILFGYTLGKAQRLLKYLDPNIGRIYTHGAVENMTNVLRPMVSFPETIRVTAEVKKEDFPGSIVLAPPSAHGSIWIRKMTPYVTGSASGWMAFRGARRRRAIDKGFVLSDHCDWQGLLESIKATGAEKIICTHGYSDIFSTYLREQGYDARTEKTQYEGDEGEVTDAKDMEADNVEEM
- a CDS encoding ATP-dependent DNA ligase — its product is MKNFAELIKALDSSNKTSVKVDALTEYFRVASDKDRVWTIAILSHRRPPRPVNTTLLRIWASELANIPLWLFEESYHIVGDLAETIALVIPTSNNHSEKTLTEYVEEMITLKRKTDEEKREYLHQNWLALNYYERFVFTKLITGSFRIGVSQKLMTRALSKATGVDEDVLAYKLMGDWNPEKISFQNLVMEERAQDFESKPYPFYLAYAIEGEPESLGDCADWSAEHKWDGIRSQTIIRNGKMFVWSRGEELVTDKYPEFGKFLDVIPDGTVIDGEILPWIDGGVGSFNDLQTRIGRKTVSASLLAKTPVIIKAYDLLEWGGEDIRQKPFIERRKLLEELYENVKDYQIPLHLSERVEFGCWDDVMMERAKAREIRSEGLMFKRKDSPYLVGRKKGDWWKWKLDPFSIDAVLTYAMRGSGRRATLFTDYTFALWDTKEDGTKELVTFAKAYSGLTDAEFRMVDDFIKKNTLERFGPVRSVTPKLVFEIGFEGIALSGRHKSGVATRFPRILRWRTDKKIEDANTLDDLKAMIPK
- a CDS encoding ligase-associated DNA damage response DEXH box helicase, with protein sequence MNREQLFDIINSWFDSRGWKPFPFQTQTWTAFLQGKHGLLNAPTGSGKTYALWAPVIMDYIKNNPNYKTKHKPGLKAIWITPLRALSVEIMQAASRMADELGTGLTVGVRTGDTSSSERSKQKKTMPDLLITTPESMQLMLASKDYTSVFKTCGAIIIDEWHELLGTKRGVQVELALSRLKAVAPKMRIWGISATIGNLEQAMQVLLGTDPEALENAQMIRAHINKKINVISVVPEKMDAYPWRGHMGLHLVDEVAKIIKKSQTTLVFTNVRSQCEVWYQALLEKYPEFAGEMAMHHGSIAKETRQWVEQAIRDERLKAVICTSSLDLGVDFAPVETVVQIGGPKGVARFLQRAGRSGHRPGQESNIYFLATHAIELIEASALKRAVKETVVEDRVPYLNSWDVLVQYLVSLAVSDGFYPDEIYKEVKTTFCFQGMTEEEWQFCLNFITKGSQSLRAYDEFKKVEIEADGKFKVHSKAVALRHRMQIGTIVGDSVMNVKFFGGGYIGSVEEWFISKLNPGDVFIFAGRKLELHRVKNMEVLVRMANPGAKAVHASWMGGRLTLSSQMSELIREEMYAANTDTMSRELRALAPMFKRQRKESIVPTDEEFLIETFKTREGYHAIFYPFEGRYVHEALASVMAYRISLLSPITFSLAYNDYGFELLSDKEIDMQAVLDNDLFTPHHLHADLQASLNSTEMARRKFRDIAVIAGLVFTGYPGKVVKTKHLQSSSQLIFDVFRDYEPNNLLFTQAYRETFEHQLEEGRLLIALERIQNQTIVWKQCEKPTPFSFPIITDRLREKLTSETLADRIKRMTASYMKGDS
- a CDS encoding ammonium transporter, whose translation is MEKSVEKRWIAAFIITAAIAITGLFWEHAHIFDRSNEFNSTDTIIPADVAWLLTASCLVLLMTPGLSFFYGGMVGKKNVISTMLKSFICLGVISLLWVTVGFSLSFGDSVGLTINGVKYGLVGNPADFAFFDYVDEHPHSKMASTIPFILFALFQMKFAVITPAIITGALAERIRFISFLLFICLFSIFIYAPLCHMVWHPNGLLGAYFGVKDFAGGTVVHMSAGFAAIAGVLCLGKRKNLEYIPTNIPFVLLGTGMLWFGWFGFNAGSALAANHTAAMAFATTTIASASAMLTWVFFDRLNGRKVSALGACIGAVVGLVAITPAAGFVSIPKSMFFGFIAAIVSNAMLNWKSLKKIDDTLDVFACHGVGGIMGMILTAIFAEVEGGSLLHGGWNIFAHHMMALVLVAAFSFFGAMLLYKVTNLIIPLRVSEEAEKMGLDLSQHNEMLG
- a CDS encoding YqaE/Pmp3 family membrane protein yields the protein MRYVIAFFLPWLSLILQGKIVSGIVCLILQVTIIGWIPAAIWAFTSLNRMYADRRTTRIIRAMGGR